The proteins below come from a single Xiphophorus hellerii strain 12219 chromosome 14, Xiphophorus_hellerii-4.1, whole genome shotgun sequence genomic window:
- the cnga1b gene encoding LOW QUALITY PROTEIN: cyclic nucleotide-gated channel rod photoreceptor subunit alpha (The sequence of the model RefSeq protein was modified relative to this genomic sequence to represent the inferred CDS: deleted 2 bases in 2 codons) produces the protein MAKVAPLIPGPSSGLNPPSIVLQDLEEGAEPGDITEGLRRSQRAGAGALFNVNNSNNNEEEEEEEKKRKKKEKKEKKEKREKEKQEKKERKEQKQKEKEEKEKEKQKEKEKLEKEKKAKEEAAKEITVIDPAGNTYYNWLFIITIPVMYNWTLIIARACFEELQTDYLIMWFIVDFICDVIYIMDMVFRTRTGYLEQGLLVKDEQKLRERYMKTFQFKLDLVSMIPTDILYLILGTTYPEIRLNKLLRFNRMMEFFQRTETRTNYPNALRISNLVMYILIIIHWNACLYYSFSKAIGFGSDRFVYPDPTDPEFGRLVRKYAYSMYWSTLTLTTIGETPPPVENSEYFFVVTDFLVGVLIFATIVGNVGSMITNMNAARADFQARIDAIKQYMSFRKVTKDLEKRVIKWFDFLWTNKKAVDEREVLKYLPDKLRAEIAINVHLDTLKKVRIFADCEAGLLVELVLKLQPQVFSPGDYICKKGDIGREMYIIKEGKLAVVADDGITQFVVLSEGSYFGEISILAIKGSKAGNRRTANIRSIGYSDLFCLSKDDLMEALTEYPDAKALLEEKGRQILMKDGLLDLEVAAQGPDPKEMEEKVDRMTSNLDTLQTQYARLLAEHDATHSKLKHRVTRLEKKLAPPREDAPGDAPPPPTPETTKEEEKK, from the exons GGACCTggaggagggggcggagccaggTGACATCACAGAGGGGCTCAG AAGATCCCAAAGAGCCGGAGCTGGAGCTCTGTTCAACgtcaacaacagcaacaacaacgaggaagaggagga ggaggagaagaagaggaaaaagaaagaaaagaaagagaaaaaggagaaaagaga AAAGgaaaagcaggagaaaaaggaaaggaaggagcagaaacagaaggagaaggaagagaaagagaaggagaaacagaaagagaaggagaagctggagaaagagaagaaagccAAAGAGGAGGC GGCGAAAGAGATCACAGTGATCGATCCAGCTGGGAACACGTACTACAACTGGctcttcatcatcaccatccCAGTCATGTACAACTGGACCCTGATCATAGCCAG GGCTTGTTTTGAGGAGCTTCAGACTGACTACCTGATCATGTGGTTCATCGTGGACTTTATCTGTGACGTCATTTATATCATGGACATGGTTTTCAGAACCAGGACAG GTTACCTGGAGCAGGGTTTACTGGTGAAAGACGAGCAGAAACTACGTGAACGTTACATGAAAACTTTCCAGTTTAAACTGGATTTGGTCTCCATGATTCCCACTGACATCCTGTACCTGATTCTTGGTACCACCTACCCTGAGATCCGCCTCAACAAGCTTCTAAGATTCAACAG GATGATGGAGTTCTTCCAGCGCACTGAGACCAGAACCAATTACCCCAATGCTCTACGTATCTCCAACCTTGTCATGTACATTCTCATCATCATCCACTGGAATGCCTGCCTCTACTATTCCTTCTCCAAAGCCATCG GTTTTGGTTCTGACAGGTTCGTGTATCCCGACCCAACAGATCCTGAGTTTGGCCGTCTGGTGAGGAAGTACGCCTACAGTATGTACTGGTCCACGCTAACGCTCACCACCATTGGAGAAACGCCGCCCCCTGTGGAGAACTCGGAGTACTTCTTCGTTGTGACGGACTTCCTG GTGGGTGTGCTGATTTTTGCCACCATTGTCGGTAACGTTGGCTCGATGATCACTAACATGAAC GCTGCCAGAGCCGACTTCCAGGCCCGGATCGACGCCATCAAGCAGTACATGAGTTTCCGGAAG GTAACTAAAGACCTGGAAAAGCGAGTGATTAAGTGGTTTGACTTCCTGTGGACCAATAAGAAGGCTGTGGATGAGAGAGAGGTTCTGAAGTACCTTCCTGACAAGCTAAGGGCTGAGATCGCCATCAACGTACATCTGGACACCCTGAAGAAG GTCCGGATCTTTGCGGACTGCGAGGCTGGTCTGTTGGTGGAGCTGGTGCTGAAGCTGCAGCCGCAGGTCTTCAGTCCAGGAGATTACATCTGCAAGAAGGGCGACATCGGCAGGGAGATGTACATCATCAAGGAAGGGAAACTGGCTGTGGTTGCTGATGATGGCATCACGCAGTTTGTTGTTCTAAGTGAAGGAAGTTACTTTGGGGAGATCAGTATCCTGGCTATCAAAG GTAGTAAGGCAGGAAACAGGAGGACAGCTAACATCAGGAGCATCGGGTACTCCGACCTCTTCTGTCTTTCCAAAGACGACCTGATGGAGGCGCTGACAGAGTATCCTGATGCTAAAGCTCTGCTGGAGGAGAAGGGACGG CAGATTCTGATGAAGGATGGCCTGCTGGATCTGGAG gtggcagcCCAGGGCCCAGACCCCAAAGAGATGGAGGAGAAGGTGGACAGGATGACGAGCAACCTGGACACGCTGCAGACCCAGTACGCCCGGCTGCTGGCAGAACACGATGCGACTCACAGCAAACTCAAACACCGAGTCACCCGACTGGAGAAGAAGCTGGCGCCGCCACGGGAGGATGCACCTGGTGATGCTCCACCCCCTCCCACACCTGAGACCaccaaagaagaagagaagaaataa